A genome region from Streptomyces xanthophaeus includes the following:
- a CDS encoding DEAD/DEAH box helicase, with protein MTLIDQLPPNADPDALFEAFSSWAEDQGITLYPAQEEALIEVVSGANVILSTPTGSGKSLVAAGAHFTALAQDKVTFYTAPIKALVSEKFFDLCKLFGTENVGMLTGDASVNADAPVICCTAEVLASIALRDGKHADIGQVVMDEFHFYAEPDRGWAWQIPLLELPQAQFILMSATLGDMKRFEEDLTRRTGRPTSVVRSATRPVPLSYEYVTTPITDTITELLETRQAPVYIVHFTQAQAVERAQSLMSINMCTREEKDKIAELIGNFRFTTKFGQNLSRYVRHGIGVHHAGMLPKYRRLVEKLAQAGLLKVICGTDTLGVGVNVPIRTVLFTALTKYDGNRVRTLRAREFHQIAGRAGRAGFDTAGYVVAQAPEHVIENEKALAKAGDDPKKRRKVVRKKAPEGFVAWSDTTFEKLIAADPEALTSRFKVTNIMLLSVIARPGDAFQAMRHLLEDNHEPRKAQLRHIRRAIAIYRSLLDGGVVEKLDTPDAEGRTIRLTVDLQQDFALNQPLSTFALASFDLLDPESPSYALDMVSVVESTLDDPRQILAAQQNKERGIQVGQMKADGIEYEERMERLQDVTYPKPLEELLSHAYDVYAKSHPWVRDHPVSPKSIIRDMYERAMTFTEFTSFYELARTEGIVLRYLASAFKALDHTIPDDLKSEDLQDLIAWLGELVRQVDSSLLDEWEQLANPEVETAEQAQEKADQVKPVTANSRAFRVLVRNAMFRRVELAALDHVNVLGELDSESGWDADAWGEALDGYWDEYDDLGTGPDARGPKLLQIEEDPAHGLWRVRQTFADPNGDHGWGISAEVDLAASDEEGRAVIRVTSVGELGAL; from the coding sequence GTGACCCTCATTGATCAGCTCCCGCCGAACGCCGACCCCGATGCCCTCTTCGAGGCTTTCTCCTCGTGGGCGGAGGACCAGGGCATCACCCTGTACCCGGCTCAGGAGGAGGCGCTGATCGAGGTCGTCTCCGGGGCGAACGTGATCCTGTCCACCCCGACCGGCTCCGGCAAGAGTCTCGTCGCGGCCGGTGCGCACTTCACCGCCCTCGCCCAGGACAAGGTGACCTTCTACACCGCCCCGATCAAGGCGCTGGTGTCGGAGAAGTTCTTCGACCTGTGCAAGCTCTTCGGCACCGAGAACGTCGGCATGCTCACCGGCGACGCCTCCGTGAACGCGGACGCCCCGGTGATCTGCTGCACCGCCGAGGTGCTGGCCTCCATCGCCCTGCGCGACGGCAAGCACGCGGACATCGGCCAGGTCGTGATGGACGAGTTCCACTTCTATGCAGAGCCGGACCGCGGCTGGGCCTGGCAGATCCCGCTGCTGGAGCTGCCGCAGGCACAGTTCATCCTGATGTCGGCGACGCTCGGCGACATGAAGCGGTTCGAGGAGGACCTGACCCGGCGCACCGGCCGGCCCACCTCGGTGGTCCGTTCCGCGACCCGGCCCGTCCCGCTCTCGTACGAGTACGTCACCACCCCGATCACCGACACGATCACCGAGCTGCTGGAGACCCGCCAGGCACCGGTCTACATCGTGCACTTCACGCAGGCTCAGGCGGTCGAGCGGGCGCAGTCGCTCATGAGCATCAACATGTGCACGCGCGAGGAGAAGGACAAGATCGCCGAGCTCATCGGCAACTTCCGCTTCACCACCAAGTTCGGCCAGAACCTCTCCCGCTACGTCCGGCACGGCATCGGTGTGCACCACGCCGGCATGCTGCCCAAGTACCGCCGCCTGGTGGAGAAGCTCGCGCAGGCCGGCCTGCTGAAGGTCATCTGCGGTACGGACACCCTCGGCGTCGGCGTCAACGTCCCGATCCGCACGGTGCTGTTCACCGCGCTCACCAAGTACGACGGCAACCGTGTCCGCACCCTGCGCGCCCGCGAGTTCCACCAGATCGCGGGACGCGCCGGCCGGGCCGGCTTCGACACCGCGGGCTATGTGGTCGCGCAGGCCCCCGAGCACGTCATCGAGAACGAGAAGGCGCTCGCTAAGGCGGGCGACGATCCGAAGAAGCGCCGCAAGGTGGTGCGCAAGAAGGCTCCCGAGGGCTTCGTCGCCTGGTCGGACACCACGTTCGAGAAGCTGATCGCCGCCGACCCGGAGGCGCTGACCTCGCGCTTCAAGGTCACCAACATCATGCTGCTGTCGGTCATCGCCCGGCCCGGCGACGCCTTCCAGGCGATGCGCCACCTGCTGGAGGACAACCACGAGCCCCGCAAGGCCCAGCTGCGGCACATCCGCCGGGCCATCGCGATCTACCGCTCGCTGCTGGACGGCGGCGTGGTCGAGAAGCTCGACACCCCGGACGCGGAGGGCCGCACCATCCGGCTCACCGTCGATCTCCAGCAGGACTTCGCACTCAACCAGCCGCTGTCCACCTTCGCCCTGGCCTCCTTCGACCTGCTGGACCCGGAGTCCCCCTCCTACGCGCTGGACATGGTCTCCGTCGTGGAGTCCACGCTGGACGACCCGCGCCAGATCCTCGCCGCCCAGCAGAACAAGGAACGCGGCATCCAGGTCGGCCAGATGAAGGCCGACGGGATCGAGTACGAGGAGCGGATGGAGCGGCTCCAGGACGTCACCTATCCCAAGCCGCTCGAAGAGCTGCTCTCGCACGCCTACGACGTGTACGCCAAGAGCCACCCGTGGGTGCGCGACCACCCGGTCTCCCCGAAGTCGATCATCCGCGACATGTACGAGCGCGCGATGACCTTCACCGAGTTCACCTCCTTCTACGAGCTGGCCCGCACCGAGGGCATCGTGCTGCGCTACCTCGCGAGCGCGTTCAAGGCGCTGGACCACACCATCCCCGACGACCTCAAGTCCGAGGACCTCCAGGACCTGATCGCCTGGCTCGGCGAGCTGGTCCGCCAGGTGGACTCCAGCCTGCTGGACGAGTGGGAGCAGCTGGCGAACCCGGAGGTGGAGACGGCGGAGCAGGCCCAGGAGAAGGCCGACCAGGTCAAGCCGGTCACCGCGAACTCGCGGGCCTTCCGCGTCCTGGTCCGCAACGCCATGTTCCGCCGGGTGGAGCTGGCCGCCCTCGACCACGTCAACGTGCTGGGCGAGCTGGACTCCGAGTCCGGCTGGGACGCGGATGCCTGGGGCGAGGCCCTGGACGGGTACTGGGACGAGTACGACGACCTGGGCACCGGACCCGACGCCCGGGGCCCGAAGCTCCTGCAGATCGAGGAGGACCCGGCGCACGGCCTGTGGCGCGTCCGCCAGACCTTCGCTGACCCCAACGGGGACCATGGCTGGGGCATCAGCGCCGAGGTCGACCTGGCCGCCTCCGACGAGGAGGGCCGGGCCGTCATCCGGGTCACCTCGGTGGGTGAGCTCGGAGCACTCTGA
- a CDS encoding metal-dependent hydrolase yields MMGPAHSLSGAAAWLGVGAATAAAGHPMPWPVLVVGALICAGAALAPDLDHKSATISRAFGPLSKGVCEVVDKISYAVYKGTRSKKDARRTGGHRTLTHTWLWAVLIGGGASLLAVTADRWGVLALLFVHLVLAVEGLLWRAARMSSDVLVWLLGATSAWILAGVLDQPGNGANWLFTGAGQEYLWLGLPIVLGALVHDIGDALTVSGCPVLWPLPIAGKRWYPIGPPKAMRFRAGSWVELKVLMPVFILLGGFGGASALGFF; encoded by the coding sequence ATGATGGGTCCGGCGCACTCACTGTCCGGGGCAGCGGCCTGGCTGGGGGTGGGCGCGGCCACCGCGGCCGCCGGACACCCCATGCCCTGGCCGGTCCTCGTCGTCGGCGCGCTGATCTGCGCCGGGGCGGCCCTCGCCCCCGACCTCGATCACAAGTCGGCGACGATCTCACGCGCCTTCGGCCCGCTCTCCAAAGGCGTGTGCGAGGTGGTCGACAAGATCTCCTACGCCGTCTACAAGGGCACCCGTTCCAAGAAGGACGCCCGCCGCACCGGCGGCCACCGCACCCTGACGCACACCTGGCTCTGGGCCGTCCTCATCGGCGGCGGTGCCTCCCTGCTCGCCGTCACCGCCGATCGCTGGGGCGTGCTCGCCCTGCTCTTCGTGCACCTGGTGCTGGCGGTCGAAGGCCTGCTGTGGCGGGCCGCCCGGATGTCCAGCGACGTCCTGGTCTGGCTGCTCGGGGCGACCAGCGCGTGGATCCTGGCCGGGGTGCTCGACCAGCCCGGCAACGGCGCGAACTGGCTGTTCACCGGAGCGGGCCAGGAGTACCTCTGGCTCGGCCTGCCGATCGTGCTGGGGGCCCTGGTCCACGACATCGGCGACGCGCTCACCGTTTCCGGCTGCCCGGTCCTGTGGCCGCTGCCGATCGCGGGCAAGCGCTGGTACCCGATCGGTCCGCCGAAGGCGATGCGGTTCCGCGCCGGCAGCTGGGTGGAGCTGAAGGTCCTCATGCCGGTCTTCATCCTGCTGGGCGGCTTCGGCGGCGCCTCGGCCCTCGGCTTCTTCTGA
- a CDS encoding ABC transporter ATP-binding protein — MIGVAPPEYDPAAPESAATLPVGTSATVRGYVRGLFRRHRRAFVALVGVNAAAVIASMAGPYLLGRIVDDLSAGARELHLERVALLFALALAVQTFFTRLVRLRGAMLGEEMLADLREDFLVRSVGLPPGVLERAGTGDLLSRITTDIDRLANAMREAVPQLAIGVVWAGLLFGALAVTAPPLALAALVALPVLVIGCRWYFRRAPSAYRSEAAGYAAVSAVLTETVDAGRTVEAHRLGPERIALSERRISQWVAWERYTLFLRTVLFPVINVTFVTILGSVLLIGGFCVMRGWMSVGQLTTGALLAQMLVDPIGLILRWYDELQVAQVSLGRLVGVREIEPDAGDAKVAPEGRDVRAQEVHFGYREGVDVLHQVSMSVPPGTRMALVGPSGAGKSTLGRLLAGIYAPRTGEVTLGGARLSRMPAERVREHVALVNQEHHVFVGTLRDNLLLARTGAGDTELWAALAAVDADGWARAMEAGLDTEVGSGSTALTPAQAQQIALARLVLADPHTLVLDEATSLLDPRAARHLERSLARVLDGRTVIAIAHRLHTAHDADVIAVVEGGRISELGSHDELVAADGAYAALWRSWHG; from the coding sequence ATGATCGGCGTGGCGCCGCCGGAGTACGACCCGGCGGCCCCCGAGTCGGCCGCGACCCTGCCCGTGGGCACGTCGGCGACCGTACGGGGCTATGTGCGCGGCCTGTTCCGGCGCCACCGGCGGGCCTTCGTGGCGCTGGTGGGCGTCAACGCGGCCGCGGTGATCGCCTCCATGGCCGGCCCGTACCTGCTGGGCCGGATCGTGGACGACCTCTCGGCGGGGGCGCGCGAGCTGCACCTGGAGCGTGTGGCCCTGCTGTTCGCGCTGGCGCTCGCGGTCCAGACGTTCTTCACCCGGCTGGTCCGGCTGCGCGGGGCGATGCTCGGCGAGGAGATGCTGGCCGATCTGCGCGAGGACTTCCTGGTGCGGTCGGTGGGTCTGCCGCCGGGCGTGCTGGAGCGGGCCGGTACCGGCGATCTGCTGTCGCGGATCACCACCGACATCGACCGGCTCGCGAACGCCATGCGCGAGGCGGTGCCGCAGCTGGCCATCGGTGTGGTGTGGGCGGGGCTGCTGTTCGGGGCGCTCGCGGTGACCGCGCCGCCGCTGGCGCTGGCCGCGCTGGTGGCGCTGCCGGTGCTGGTGATCGGCTGCCGCTGGTACTTCCGGCGGGCGCCGTCGGCGTACCGCTCGGAGGCGGCCGGCTACGCGGCGGTCTCGGCCGTGCTCACCGAGACGGTGGACGCGGGCCGCACGGTCGAGGCGCACCGCCTCGGGCCGGAGCGGATCGCGCTGTCGGAGCGGCGGATCTCTCAGTGGGTCGCGTGGGAGCGGTACACGCTCTTCCTGCGGACGGTCCTCTTCCCCGTCATCAACGTCACCTTCGTGACGATCCTCGGCTCGGTGCTGCTGATCGGCGGCTTCTGCGTGATGCGGGGCTGGATGTCGGTCGGGCAGCTGACCACGGGCGCGCTCCTGGCACAGATGCTGGTCGATCCGATCGGTCTGATCCTGCGCTGGTACGACGAGTTGCAGGTCGCCCAGGTCTCGCTCGGCCGCCTGGTGGGTGTGCGGGAGATCGAACCGGACGCGGGGGACGCGAAGGTGGCGCCCGAGGGCAGGGACGTGCGGGCCCAGGAGGTCCACTTCGGCTACCGGGAGGGCGTGGACGTCCTGCACCAGGTGTCGATGTCCGTGCCGCCGGGCACCCGGATGGCGCTGGTCGGCCCCTCGGGGGCGGGCAAGTCCACCCTGGGACGGCTGCTCGCGGGTATCTACGCGCCCCGGACCGGCGAGGTCACCCTCGGCGGGGCGCGGCTGTCGCGGATGCCCGCGGAGCGGGTGCGCGAGCACGTGGCCCTGGTCAACCAGGAGCACCACGTGTTCGTGGGCACGCTGCGGGACAACCTCCTCCTCGCGCGGACGGGCGCCGGTGACACCGAGTTGTGGGCGGCGCTGGCGGCCGTGGACGCCGACGGCTGGGCGCGGGCCATGGAGGCCGGCCTGGACACCGAGGTCGGTTCGGGCAGCACGGCGCTGACCCCGGCGCAGGCGCAGCAGATCGCGCTCGCCCGGCTGGTGCTGGCCGACCCGCACACCCTGGTGCTGGACGAGGCGACCTCGCTGCTGGACCCGCGTGCGGCACGGCATCTGGAGCGCTCGCTGGCCCGGGTGCTGGACGGCCGTACGGTCATCGCCATCGCCCACCGGCTGCACACCGCGCACGACGCGGACGTGATCGCCGTGGTCGAGGGCGGCCGGATCAGCGAACTCGGCTCGCACGACGAGCTGGTCGCGGCCGACGGGGCGTACGCGGCCCTGTGGCGGTCCTGGCACGGCTGA
- a CDS encoding ABC transporter ATP-binding protein produces the protein MQISDLPYPDPGVPDARSGPRFLLWLGRGQLGGQLKSLCWGMLHFTGVAALPYAVGFGVDAVVGREPNGLLLVGVLLLVIGIAISVGDAMLHRTAVTNWITAAARVQQLLARKTAELGSALTRRVAAGEVVSVSTGDVEKIGWFVEAVSRFLAAVFSVVLVCIGLLFYSPELGVVVAIGVPLIALASLPLLPRATKRADNQREKAGKATELASDTVAGLRVLRGIGGEELFLGRYREASQEVRKAAVRSARMWALISAIQVVLPGALMITVVWYGATLVSDGRIAVGELVAAFSAVATLLYPLRHFQEIAMAYSFSRPSAQRAARVLSLTRTDTAAARPARTGPVQAPAAGGDLYDPRTGLLAPAGRFTAVVCGDPDLAGRLAERLGGHPTDGDPASDAGTGAGADEGAGADAAGTPSVLLGGVALDELELDTARTLVLVQDKDPVLLSGTLRELFDVPASGAVESGAALGAAQCGDVLDALLQSAPDGVEDPMDARITERGRSLSGGQRQRLALARSLATDPEVLVLDEPTSAVDSHTEARIADGIAALRAGRTTVVLASSPLLLDRADRVVLIDGGTVAAVGTHRELLQREPRYRAVVTRETDEEQRLGGLELTELAEALTEIEESA, from the coding sequence ATGCAGATCAGCGATCTTCCGTATCCGGATCCTGGGGTACCCGACGCTCGTTCCGGCCCCCGGTTCCTGCTGTGGCTGGGGCGCGGTCAGCTCGGCGGACAGCTCAAGAGCCTGTGCTGGGGAATGCTGCACTTCACCGGTGTCGCCGCGCTGCCGTACGCCGTCGGTTTCGGCGTCGACGCGGTCGTCGGCCGTGAGCCGAACGGACTGCTGCTCGTCGGCGTGCTCCTCCTGGTCATCGGCATCGCCATCTCGGTCGGCGACGCCATGCTCCACCGCACGGCCGTCACCAACTGGATCACCGCCGCGGCACGGGTGCAGCAGCTCCTGGCGCGCAAGACGGCCGAGCTGGGCTCCGCCCTCACCCGGCGGGTCGCCGCGGGTGAAGTGGTCTCGGTGTCCACGGGCGACGTGGAGAAGATCGGATGGTTCGTCGAGGCGGTCTCGCGTTTCCTCGCGGCCGTCTTCTCCGTCGTCCTCGTCTGCATCGGGCTGCTGTTCTACTCCCCCGAGCTCGGCGTGGTCGTGGCCATCGGCGTGCCGCTGATCGCCCTGGCCTCGCTGCCGCTCCTGCCGCGCGCCACCAAGCGCGCCGACAACCAGCGGGAGAAGGCGGGCAAGGCCACCGAGCTGGCCTCCGACACCGTCGCGGGTCTGCGCGTGCTGCGCGGCATCGGCGGTGAGGAGCTGTTCCTCGGCCGCTACCGCGAGGCCTCCCAGGAGGTCCGCAAGGCAGCCGTGCGCAGCGCCAGGATGTGGGCACTGATCTCCGCGATCCAGGTGGTGCTCCCGGGCGCCCTGATGATCACGGTGGTCTGGTACGGCGCCACGCTCGTCTCGGACGGCCGCATCGCGGTGGGTGAGCTCGTCGCGGCGTTCAGCGCGGTGGCGACCCTGCTCTACCCGCTGCGGCACTTCCAGGAGATCGCCATGGCGTATTCCTTCTCCCGCCCCTCCGCCCAGCGGGCCGCCCGGGTCCTGTCACTGACCCGGACGGACACCGCCGCCGCGCGTCCCGCGCGCACCGGGCCGGTGCAGGCGCCGGCCGCGGGCGGGGACCTGTACGACCCGAGGACCGGGCTGCTGGCCCCCGCGGGACGGTTCACCGCCGTCGTGTGCGGGGACCCGGACCTGGCCGGGCGGCTCGCCGAACGCCTGGGCGGCCATCCGACGGACGGGGATCCGGCGTCGGACGCCGGGACCGGTGCCGGGGCCGACGAGGGGGCCGGGGCCGACGCGGCCGGGACGCCGTCCGTGCTCCTCGGCGGAGTCGCGCTGGACGAGCTCGAACTGGACACCGCACGCACCCTGGTCCTCGTACAGGACAAGGACCCGGTGCTGCTGTCCGGGACCCTGCGGGAGCTGTTCGACGTACCCGCCTCCGGAGCGGTCGAGTCCGGTGCGGCTCTGGGCGCGGCCCAGTGCGGGGACGTCCTGGACGCGCTGCTGCAGTCGGCGCCGGACGGGGTCGAGGACCCGATGGACGCCCGGATCACCGAGCGCGGCCGGTCCCTGTCGGGCGGCCAGCGCCAGCGGCTCGCCCTGGCGCGGTCCCTGGCCACCGACCCGGAGGTGCTCGTGCTCGACGAGCCGACCTCCGCTGTCGACTCGCACACCGAGGCGCGGATCGCGGACGGGATCGCGGCCCTGCGCGCCGGGCGGACCACGGTGGTGCTGGCGTCCTCGCCGCTGCTGCTGGACCGCGCGGACCGGGTCGTGCTCATCGACGGCGGCACGGTGGCGGCCGTCGGTACGCACCGAGAGCTGCTGCAGCGCGAACCGCGCTACCGGGCGGTCGTCACGCGCGAGACCGACGAGGAGCAGCGGCTCGGCGGGCTGGAACTGACAGAGCTGGCAGAAGCACTCACAGAGATCGAGGAATCCGCATGA